Below is a window of Callithrix jacchus isolate 240 chromosome 15, calJac240_pri, whole genome shotgun sequence DNA.
GATCTCTGACCATTCTTGTCCtttgaagacaaggtcttgcaTTGTTGCCCAAGCTAGGGTGCAGCAGTGTgctcaaagctcactgcagccttgaactcctgggctcaagtgtacctcccacctcagcctctgaaatagctggggccacaggtgcatgctaccatgcccccgctaactttttatatttttagtagagatggagtttcgccatgttagccaggctagtctcaaactcctgagctcaagaaactcacctgccacttcagcctcccaaactgctgggattaaaggctttagcctctgtgcctggcccactggcCATCCTGAGGGCTCTATACTACAGCTTCAGTAGAGTATTACACCTCTTTTGCAGAcaagggaagcaaggcacagaGGTCAGGCAACCAGCCCAGGCTCCCTGTGCTGAATAGTGGAGTTGGAATTCAGAACCAGGCAGCTTGACCCAGAGGTCAAGCTCTCGCTGCCACCCAGACCTGCTCCCTGCCAGCTATTCCCTGGAAGTTCCTGGCTCCAGCTCCATGGTATGAGGCTGCTTAGGGCTGAGGAGCTGTGCTGCTTCCTCAGAGGCTGCCTCTGCACAACCTGGGGGCCTGGTTAAGCCCTGTGCCCCATCACATGCTGTTCTCCCCAGACGGCCCTCACCTGCCGATAGATCTTGCCCTTTTCCAGGCGGGTGATCCGGTCCCACTGAAGTGAGCCCTTCTCGTCGAGTTTTCTGAAAGGCCTGGGGTGCAGGTTAAGGGCCTGACTTCCAGTCTGTGGCAGGGCCACAGGCTGGGCAACCCTCATCCCTCCTCTGTAAAGGCCCACCTACTCAAGTGGACCGATGCCAGCAACGGGGTGTCCTCACCCCAAGCATACTGGGCAGTGGGGAAGGGCCATGTTGGCCTCCTGCTTTATTCCCCTGCCTGGCCCTGCAACACCCCCCAGGCCCATACTTGCGCCGGTCAGTGAAGAAGCTGGGCTTGTCCGCCTGGACGATGACCACATCAAAGAGCTGGCGCCAATCGGGACCCACCATGTGCCGCATCCCCTTGTCTCTGTGCGGAGGAGGTTCAGGTAGCAAGTGGTCTGAGGGCGGCTCTGTGCCTACCCTTCCCACCCAGGGCCCTGGCCCTGCTGTCCCTCTGTCCACAGGGGGCTGGACTCACACAAAGCTGAAAGGACTGTTGGTGATGAGGAACAGCTGTTTCCCATGGGCTACCAGGCGGCTCAGGACGGCAAACGTCTCATCCCCTCTCAGGATGTACTTTTCTAATGGGGCAGATGGGACTGTGAGGGCCAGCCCTGCCACCTGCTCAGGCTGGCCACGGCGGGGCTTCTGCCCACCCTTACCCATGTCTTGCTCAATCCACTGGTACATGAGGCCCTTCACATGCACGTCTCGGATGGCGTCCTGGGGGCAGTGGAGAATAGTGAAGATGCAGCAGGGCCCAGGCAGACCTGTCCCGCTGTGGCTGGACTGAGCCGTCCCTGCCATCTGAGGGCAGGCCTGGCATCCTCACCGTCACATCCTTGTATAGGTGCGCTTGGTCAAACTCCAGGCTGTGGCCCAGGAAGTAGTCCACCACACAGGACAGCAGAGCCATCTCTGGCAGCGAGAAGATGTCCATGAACTGCTTAATGGAGGGaccctggggtggggggggtgggaggAACATGGTCTCAGCCCCTTCAGTGCTGGAGATGAAGGCCCCAAATCTGCCCTGGGGCATGGGTATGGCCCATGGGGCGGGCTGGCTGCTGCTGGGGTATGGAGTACCTTGCCATAGAAGCCGCTCGTCTGGTACAGTGGTATGTGCTGGGTGCCCCCATATAGCTCGATCACCTCCTCATCTGGCACAGGCTGGAGGCCCCTGAGCAGACCCACAGACACCATCAGTCCAAGGCAGTCCTGAGCCTAGGCAGCAGCGTTagggtggggcagggctgggggcagggcagaGCCAACTGACCTGTAGGCTGTCCCCAGCTGCACGTAGTGATAGGCGTCAATCTTCATCAGGAGGCTCTGGGGGCGCCAGGGATTCAGTTTTAGCCAGCCCCTTTCAGCCAATGTCAGAACCCCAGTTGGATGGTGCTGAGGGGTAATGACCATACCaagaggaggccaaggagggagccCTATACAGGTCCTGCCACTCACCTTTGGAATGTCATAGTGGAGGCCACGGATGGCAAAGCTGGGGTTGTAGTCATATTTCCGAATCCCCTCTGGGTACTGTCGGGGGAAAAGGGCCAGGCCTAAGCCAATAGCACTGCCAGACCTGCTGGGTGGGTGGTCACCCCAGGGGGTCATCCGGCCACTTGTCCAGGGCAGCTGCCCAGCCAGAGGGCCAGGGGAGCCCCATGACTCAGCCCTGAGCTTAGGCCAAGGTGGGTCCTGCCAGCCTCCAGGCCCTGGGTGTGTTGGTGGCAAGGACCCCTCTCACCTTGTAGTGCTCAATCAGGATGTCGCGGGCGGCGCTGAAGATCTCGGGGTGCAATGCGTCTGCATACTGGGCCAGGGTGTAGTCATAGTCAAAGCCATAGACCTCAACATCACGTAGGCTGATCTCGTTGTTGGCATAAATGGCTGCTGGGTTTAGGAGACTGCAGACCTCAGGGGGCAGGAGGTCTAGTGGAAGGAGATGCAGGGAGGCAGCAATGGGGATAATGAGCACCACAGCAGCTACGGCTCCTGGGGTGCTGTGGGGGCCCAGCCCTTTGAGCCTCAGAAACACCCCGCAATGGCAGCTCTTATTCCAGTGCTGCAGATGGTCAAACAGGCCTAGGGTCACAAGGTTAGGGTAAGGTGGAGTTGGCAGTAGGCAGGGCCCATGGCTGGCACTCCTCCCCATGGTTACACCTGCCTGCATTACACTATCCCCTGCAGCCCACCAGGTGCACTGAGCCCATGACTACTCCAGGCTCTCACCACCTAGCCGCATAAGACACAGGGCCGTGCTAGAACCCTGGTAGCAGTCACTCAACTTCTCACTGCCTAGCTCCAGAACAGCTGCTTTTGGGATGCTCTATAGTGCAAATCCTCCCACCTGCTCAACACCCACACAGGAGCACCACTGTTTGGCCCCCTACAACCCAATGGCTCTTCTGCTCCTCTCAGCTGCCCTCAGCTCCTCTGCGCTGCCCTGCCCTCTGGCCTCATCTCTCAGCCTCCCTGGAGTTTTTATGTGTGAGGATAGCCTGTAGGCACGGAGGACTCTAACCCAGAATGGCTGGCTCTGTATGGCCAGATTAGGGGGCTGAGGCCATGGATGTTGACTTTCTACCCTGCCCAGAGCTGAGACTGGAGCTCAGGAATATTGGTAGGATGGGGAGCCCCTCTGCTGTCAGGCTGCCAGTTCTGGGCAACTCCCACAGCCCGGGGAGAGTGAGGCCCCTCTAATCAGATTTCAGCTGCCCAACAGCCCATATAATGACATTTGCTGGCTCTAGTCAGGGAACATTGGTAATTACAACATGCAGGACATGATGTCAGGTTCTGGGCCATTATCCAGGCTGCTGCTTCTGGGGATGTGGTCGTGACCACCCCAAGTCCCTTGCTgctcccaggaggctgcagtggcttTGAGGCCCACAGCAGGGAGCTGAGCAGGTCAGTGTGCAGCATGGGCTCTGGGTCCCAAAGAAGCAGATGAGGCTGAGGGGCCCCATGTTACCTGCCTGGTTTCCCTATCTGCACAATGGGGAAAGTGGAAGGGAAAGAAGATGCGCTGGGAAGGCCGTGTGCAATGAAGTCAGCCAGGAAGACCAGGCCCTCCCTCTCACGGCTATGACTTCAGAAACAACACCTCACCTCTTGGcattcagtttccttttttctaaaaGGGTAGGAAAAAATTGTATgaagtggggcatggtggcgcacgcctatagtcaggaggttgaggtgagaggactgcttgaagcccagtagttcaagaccagcctaggctatatagtgataccctgtctcggcaaacattaaaaaaaaaaaaattgtaccaaCATACAGAATTACTAAGAGGATCATAAGGAAGGTGCTGCTCTGTGCAGCAATCCCACTCTGCACCTGCACATATACAGGACTAAATGGGTGATATGCTCCCTGGGCTCTTGAGCATCTTGTCCCCAATTTCCCAGTGTCCCTCCAGGAGCAGGGACTTCAGGGAGAAGGGAGCAGGCAGGACTGGGTACACAGGGCACTGCCTTGCAGGGGCCCCAGCTCTAAGCCTCCAGGGGATCCCTGTCTCAGCCACAACCCTAGTCCCAATCACAAAGCAGAAGCTGACAGGCCAGAGGAGTCCCACAGTGTGCCTGGCAGCAGCTGTACTCAAGTCAGATACCTCACTGATGTGCTTCATGCACCCTGGGAACACAGGGCTCCATCCCCACCCCTTTCCTTTGGAGCCAAGTTCAGGGGATCAGGTGTGGCTGGTTTCCCAGGCCAGCACAGAGCTGCTGCTCCACAGATCCACGGGTGAAGACAGGAGTCTTCACGTGGATGCAAGTAAGACTGTCAGCTGCAGCTCTCTAGGGAACTTTGCTTCTGAGCTGCCCTTCAAGGCCCAGGGTCCTGGTGTCACAAGGACCCTAGGCCTTGCCCTCCCCATGGCCCTCATTTCGTGGGTACCAACTGTGGTTGTGACTCTTGGTGATCTTCCCAGTACAGCCCCTTGCTGACACAGAGTCCTGGCTAGGTCCAGGCCTTTACCTCTGCCCTTAAGGATATTCCCAGGGGCCAAGGGGCAGACAGTCCTCCCAAGAACAAAGCAGGATGGGTAAACAGCCACAGGGCCTGGCCACCTGGCCTGATTTCTGGACTAGGAAAACCTTAGCTCCAGGGCAAGTGACCCGCTCCCCTCCACAAGTGGGGGTGGTGTGGGGGCCAGCTGAGGGTGTGCCCCACCCAGCATGTCCAGCCCCTTGccctcctttctcctcagccCCAGCTCCCAAACCTGCCCGTGGCTCCAGGTTCCAGGGCCAACAGCTCTCTAGCAACCACGACACTTGTGGATGCCTCAGAGGGTTGTCTTGTTCAATCCTCACTCCAATCCTGTGAAGCAGTCCCACTCATTCCCCCCATcatccagaggaagaaacaggggCTCAGGGAGATGAAGTCACTTGCTCCAAACCACCCAGTAACAGGCACCGGGGCTGATCACCATTCAAGTTACCCCACCTGCGTTAATCGCTCTGCTCCTCAGCCTAACTGCCCAAAGTCGGCACACTGAGACCAggtgggtgggggttgggggacctGCTGCTCTCCTCTCAGCCCATGGGCATTAGCCCAAAGCGAACCTTGGCGCCCAGAAGTGTGAAGCTGGCTCTGGCTGGTGGCCACCATGGGATCTCAGCGGAAATGACTTTGCTCCTTGCATGATGAGGAGCTTAGAGGGCTGTGAAGCTCCAAAGGTGCAGGCAGGCCCAGGAGGCCAGTGTCCAGTAGATCCCCTTGCTTTTCCCTGAAACCTCCAAGGCAGGCTTCTCAGGCCACCCAGAGGGTGTCCTCCAGGCCCAGAGCAAAGACTTCTTAAATACCGCTGGGCCGCCGTCCACAGACACAAACTCAACCCAGAACTTCGAGGGTGGACTGATGTCCTAGGCTTCCAAATGACCATTCCTCAGTGGCCTTTACCATCCTGCCTTCACTTGTCAAGAAGTGAGTCTCCGCCACCCTACAAAGCCGGAGTGAAAGCCCCCGTCTAGCCAGTTGGAATCTTCCAGACAGGGCCACTTTGTCTTTTCAGGCAATGAAAGCCATGTCACCCCTGGGGGTTCCTCCGGAAGCTCCCCTGCCCCCACTTGGCCTGGTTCCAGTCGTCACCCAACCCTGGGACAGAGAGGCCCCCGTTTCATGTTTGAAATAAGACTGCGTTTCATTTTTGAGAGAGGGTGAGGCTTGCAGGGGGCCACCCAGctggtcagtgatagggtcacGACCCACATCGGCCTGCTCCAGAAGCAGGGCCCCACTAGACCCACGGAGACAAGCGGGCCAATGTCCAGCACTCTCAGCTCTGGGGCCTCACTAGTGCGTCCCGGGCCCGCCCTCTCCGAAAAGGGGACTTGGCCTCCCCAAGCCGTTTCTCAGAGGGAGAGAGGTTAAGTGCCCCGTGCGGCCCTGGTCTGAGCTCCAGCGGACGGGGGTGACTTGGTTCCTCccagcctccgcttcccaggctgAGAGGGATCCGGACCTCTTGGGCGACATTGAAGTATGTCTGGGAAGTCCAGCCGGTTGTCCCCTTTGGTCCGGCAGTCACTAGGAGCCAGTTCCGCCCAGCGCCGCTCGCTGGCTTTGTCCACAGCACTCTCCTGCCCCAACTAAGAGCCCGAGGAGAACAAGAGGTTGGGGGAGTTTCCGCCGCAGCCTAACGGCGGGCGGGACCCCGAAGGAAGACAGCGGGGGCCCAGCACTTCGACAGCCGCTCTAGGAGCCCCAACCTCCCGCCCGCCCCCGGGCGTCGAGGCGCCCCAGAGGCCCCCGGGATGACCGGCAGAAGCCACTCGCGAAAAGCCGCCCGGCCCTGGGGCTCCGTCCATCCGTCCACTCGAAGACACCCCGGCGCACGTCCCGCCCCGGCTCACCCACCGTGCACGAGTCTCCGCATGTCCTGGTAACGAGCCCATAGGTGCGCGTTGAGGTCGGCGCCGCCGGCGAGTACAGGGCCGCTCGGGCAGGGGGCGCTGGGACCTGGGGGGCCGCAGCCAGGGCAGGAAGGCGAGGACGAGGCGGCTCGCGGCCCGCCGTGGCCTCCGCACAGTAGCCAGCGTCGAGCGGCCGCCCGCAGCCCCGCACCCGCCATGCCCACCGCACGCCGCCCGCAGCCCGCGCTGCCCTCAGCCCTCCagccgcccgccgcccgccgcccgccgccctCCGACTGCGCGCCCGCCACGGTGGCCTCGTGCTCCTCACGGCGGCCGGCCAATGGGTGCGGCGCGCGGAGCCCGGCCTGCCAATGGGCGCGCCCCTCGGGCCGGGGGGCGGGGCGGGACGGgctccccagccccctcccccagTCTCCCACGCAGCCCTGGAGGACTTTGCGCCCCCCTTCGGCCGTCACGCCGGCGATGGCGGCACCTTTCCCCGACCCCATCCCTGGAAGTCAGAGGGCCTAAGAGCGGCCGTCCCTGAGAGGCTCCGGACGGCCGAGGCGCCGAGAGGAGACAGTCGGAGAGCGGCAGATCTCCCCCGACCCCCTGgtcctctgccttcctctccgCTCCCAGGTCAGCCCGCTTCCCTGCGCCTCTGGATGCTTCTGACCCCAGATCCTCCGCCCCTCCCCCTAGTCCTTGTGCCCTCCTTTCCCGGGGTCCTGGTCCCCCGAGTCCGGGCTTGGACTGACTGCCCACTGACCAGAGCCCGGGCCAGATCACTCACTAATCTAACAAATAAAGAGCTCTTCCCGCGCTCCCCGGTGCCAGGCCCACGCTGGGGGAGACCGAGGGGCCCGCAGGGCAGCCGATGTCCATTAAGGCAGACTCTTCTCCCGCTAGGGTGACCCCTTCTAACTCAACCAGGTGACTGGG
It encodes the following:
- the NT5DC2 gene encoding 5'-nucleotidase domain-containing protein 2 isoform X7, with product MKIDAYHYVQLGTAYRGLQPVPDEEVIELYGGTQHIPLYQTSGFYGKGPSIKQFMDIFSLPEMALLSCVVDYFLGHSLEFDQAHLYKDVTDAIRDVHVKGLMYQWIEQDMEKYILRGDETFAVLSRLVAHGKQLFLITNSPFSFVDKGMRHMVGPDWRQLFDVVIVQADKPSFFTDRRKPFRKLDEKGSLQWDRITRLEKGKIYRQGNLFDFLRLTEWRGPRVLYFGDHLYSDLADLMLRHGWRTGAIIPELEREIRIINTEQYMHSLTWQQALTGLLERMQTYQDAESRQVLAAWMKERQELRCITKALFNAQFGSIFRTFHNPTYFSRRLVRFSDLYMASLSCLLNYRVDFTFYPRRTPLQHEAPLWMDQLCTGCMKTPFLSDMAHIR
- the NT5DC2 gene encoding 5'-nucleotidase domain-containing protein 2 isoform X3, whose translation is MAGAGLRAAARRWLLCGGHGGPRAASSSPSCPGCGPPGPSAPCPSGPVLAGGADLNAHLWARYQDMRRLVHDLLPPEVCSLLNPAAIYANNEISLRDVEVYGFDYDYTLAQYADALHPEIFSAARDILIEHYKYPEGIRKYDYNPSFAIRGLHYDIPKSLLMKIDAYHYVQLGTAYRGLQPVPDEEVIELYGGTQHIPLYQTSGFYGKGPSIKQFMDIFSLPEMALLSCVVDYFLGHSLEFDQAHLYKDVTDAIRDVHVKGLMYQWIEQDMEKYILRGDETFAVLSRLVAHGKQLFLITNSPFSFVDKGMRHMVGPDWRQLFDVVIVQADKPSFFTDRRKPFRKLDEKGSLQWDRITRLEKGKIYRQGNLFDFLRLTEWRGPRVLYFGDHLYSDLADLMLRHGWRTGAIIPELEREIRIINTEQYMHSLTWQQALTGLLERMQLPAQLPCGLHLLPTPHTPAA
- the NT5DC2 gene encoding 5'-nucleotidase domain-containing protein 2 isoform X2; its protein translation is MAGAGLRAAARRWLLCGGHGGPRAASSSPSCPGCGPPGPSAPCPSGPVLAGGADLNAHLWARYQDMRRLVHDLLPPEVCSLLNPAAIYANNEISLRDVEVYGFDYDYTLAQYADALHPEIFSAARDILIEHYKYPEGIRKYDYNPSFAIRGLHYDIPKSLLMKIDAYHYVQLGTAYRGLQPVPDEEVIELYGGTQHIPLYQTSGFYGKGPSIKQFMDIFSLPEMALLSCVVDYFLGHSLEFDQAHLYKDVTDAIRDVHVKGLMYQWIEQDMEKYILRGDETFAVLSRLVAHGKQLFLITNSPFSFVDKGMRHMVGPDWRQLFDVVIVQADKPSFFTDRRKPFRKLDEKGSLQWDRITRLEKGKIYRQGNLFDFLRLTEWRGPRVLYFGDHLYSDLADLMLRHGWRTGAIIPELEREIRIINTEQYMHSLTWQQALTGLLERMQTYQDAESRQVLAAWMKERQELSCLLNYRVDFTFYPRRTPLQHEAPLWMDQLCTGCMKTPFLSDMAHIR
- the NT5DC2 gene encoding 5'-nucleotidase domain-containing protein 2 isoform X1, which codes for MAGAGLRAAARRWLLCGGHGGPRAASSSPSCPGCGPPGPSAPCPSGPVLAGGADLNAHLWARYQDMRRLVHDLLPPEVCSLLNPAAIYANNEISLRDVEVYGFDYDYTLAQYADALHPEIFSAARDILIEHYKYPEGIRKYDYNPSFAIRGLHYDIPKSLLMKIDAYHYVQLGTAYRGLQPVPDEEVIELYGGTQHIPLYQTSGFYGKGPSIKQFMDIFSLPEMALLSCVVDYFLGHSLEFDQAHLYKDVTDAIRDVHVKGLMYQWIEQDMEKYILRGDETFAVLSRLVAHGKQLFLITNSPFSFVDKGMRHMVGPDWRQLFDVVIVQADKPSFFTDRRKPFRKLDEKGSLQWDRITRLEKGKIYRQGNLFDFLRLTEWRGPRVLYFGDHLYSDLADLMLRHGWRTGAIIPELEREIRIINTEQYMHSLTWQQALTGLLERMQTYQDAESRQVLAAWMKERQELRCITKALFNAQFGSIFRTFHNPTYFSRRLVRFSDLYMASLSCLLNYRVDFTFYPRRTPLQHEAPLWMDQLCTGCMKTPFLSDMAHIR
- the NT5DC2 gene encoding 5'-nucleotidase domain-containing protein 2 isoform X6, which encodes MVATSQSQLHTSGRQDLLPPEVCSLLNPAAIYANNEISLRDVEVYGFDYDYTLAQYADALHPEIFSAARDILIEHYKYPEGIRKYDYNPSFAIRGLHYDIPKSLLMKIDAYHYVQLGTAYRGLQPVPDEEVIELYGGTQHIPLYQTSGFYGKGPSIKQFMDIFSLPEMALLSCVVDYFLGHSLEFDQAHLYKDVTDAIRDVHVKGLMYQWIEQDMEKYILRGDETFAVLSRLVAHGKQLFLITNSPFSFVDKGMRHMVGPDWRQLFDVVIVQADKPSFFTDRRKPFRKLDEKGSLQWDRITRLEKGKIYRQGNLFDFLRLTEWRGPRVLYFGDHLYSDLADLMLRHGWRTGAIIPELEREIRIINTEQYMHSLTWQQALTGLLERMQTYQDAESRQVLAAWMKERQELRCITKALFNAQFGSIFRTFHNPTYFSRRLVRFSDLYMASLSCLLNYRVDFTFYPRRTPLQHEAPLWMDQLCTGCMKTPFLSDMAHIR
- the NT5DC2 gene encoding 5'-nucleotidase domain-containing protein 2 isoform X5 encodes the protein MQAGVTMGRSASHGPCLLPTPPYPNLVTLGLFDHLQHWNKSCHCGVFLRLKGLGPHSTPGAVAAVVLIIPIAASLHLLPLDLLPPEVCSLLNPAAIYANNEISLRDVEVYGFDYDYTLAQYADALHPEIFSAARDILIEHYKYPEGIRKYDYNPSFAIRGLHYDIPKSLLMKIDAYHYVQLGTAYRGLQPVPDEEVIELYGGTQHIPLYQTSGFYGKGPSIKQFMDIFSLPEMALLSCVVDYFLGHSLEFDQAHLYKDVTDAIRDVHVKGLMYQWIEQDMEKYILRGDETFAVLSRLVAHGKQLFLITNSPFSFVDKGMRHMVGPDWRQLFDVVIVQADKPSFFTDRRKPFRKLDEKGSLQWDRITRLEKGKIYRQGNLFDFLRLTEWRGPRVLYFGDHLYSDLADLMLRHGWRTGAIIPELEREIRIINTEQYMHSLTWQQALTGLLERMQTYQDAESRQVLAAWMKERQELSCLLNYRVDFTFYPRRTPLQHEAPLWMDQLCTGCMKTPFLSDMAHIR
- the NT5DC2 gene encoding 5'-nucleotidase domain-containing protein 2 isoform X4, with translation MQAGVTMGRSASHGPCLLPTPPYPNLVTLGLFDHLQHWNKSCHCGVFLRLKGLGPHSTPGAVAAVVLIIPIAASLHLLPLDLLPPEVCSLLNPAAIYANNEISLRDVEVYGFDYDYTLAQYADALHPEIFSAARDILIEHYKYPEGIRKYDYNPSFAIRGLHYDIPKSLLMKIDAYHYVQLGTAYRGLQPVPDEEVIELYGGTQHIPLYQTSGFYGKGPSIKQFMDIFSLPEMALLSCVVDYFLGHSLEFDQAHLYKDVTDAIRDVHVKGLMYQWIEQDMEKYILRGDETFAVLSRLVAHGKQLFLITNSPFSFVDKGMRHMVGPDWRQLFDVVIVQADKPSFFTDRRKPFRKLDEKGSLQWDRITRLEKGKIYRQGNLFDFLRLTEWRGPRVLYFGDHLYSDLADLMLRHGWRTGAIIPELEREIRIINTEQYMHSLTWQQALTGLLERMQTYQDAESRQVLAAWMKERQELRCITKALFNAQFGSIFRTFHNPTYFSRRLVRFSDLYMASLSCLLNYRVDFTFYPRRTPLQHEAPLWMDQLCTGCMKTPFLSDMAHIR